The window GGAGAGAACTGAGTAGAAATAAAATGTAGGCTAGAGATTGTGGGGAGGAAAAGGGATTGGGAAGGGGCAGagataatcatcatcattatcctgTAGTTTACAAGCTGATTCTTAGGGTAAGAGGTTAAGTggaatgcctcagtttccccagtgggggaggggctgggcctTTTTTCTGGCTCTAAGCCTATTCTTTGCAGGGTAGCTTGGGTAGAGAGGGGGAGTTGCCAGGAGCAGCAGAGGCCCGAGTCCCTGGAAACTGCTTAGTGGCCTGGCATCCTGCCCACGTGCCTGCCAGCTTTGGGGAGGTCATCTAATCTTGTTAGTTCCCCTCCCAGAGTGAGTGAACTGTCTGATGCAAATCCCGCTCCTGCTGCCATCAGGGTCCTTATGCCCCCGATTAagtctttaaataaataaaggtcaCGTCCATCCCAACCACCTCCTGCTCTTGGAACCGGCCCCAACCTTCCTGAGAGCGTGACAACACCCCCCTGGTCTAGCGTTAACTGCCGTCAGCCCAGATTTCCTGCAGTCCAGTCCGTCTGATGAAACCTATCGGTCCCATTGCAGCCAGTGGGGGTTTTCCCCTCGATCTAGGTCTCAGGTCATGACGCAATACTCCGAGTCTTTTACACAAAGCCCAGGCTGCGAGCAAGAGGACCGTCGGCGCTAGGACCCAACGGAAGCGCCTGGCCCTGGTGGCTAGCCGCTGGCCGGGGCACCATTTGCCCAGATCCGGCTAGAAGCCTGCAGAAGCTTCTCACCGTCTGTCTGTCCGTCTCCAGGTTTTCTTATTGAGGAACCAAGTGACCGTGTCATTAAGCATAAAGAGCCGTCTTGAGCCTGTGACCTTCTGTAACAAAACACTCGAGCCGCCCACCACCCTAAAAATCCTATCCTGGGGTTGGGATGCTTGGACACACTGGGGCGAGGGTAGCAGCCAAGCTGCGGGGGGAGGGAAGCAGAAGATGCTCAAGATGTGGAGGTGGGGGACCAAGCTTTTTTCCTGGAGTTTTCAGGATTCATGCCCTCTTCAAGGGGATCCCTCTCCCCAACATTAAACCTTCCACTCCCTTAATAGCCATCCCACCCCCTCTGCCAGTGGGCTGCAGCCAAGTAACGGCGGGTGGGCATGTTTGCCGGTGAGGAAGGGGTGTACAatatggaggagagggaagaggcgTCTTCCGAACTTGATTGACacccactccccttccccctccagctCAGCACAAAGAGCTACACCCCCCTCAAGAAAAGCATCCCCCATCTCCCTGCACCCCATCATCCTTTTCTTGATAGAAAATTGGGGAGTCCAGGGCGGGGGGCAGAACTGCGGGCGCGGGCGGGCCAGGATCTGGAAGGGTTAAAATGCGCTGAATACAGCTGCTTATCAGTGTCCCAGCCGGGTTCCCACGAACGCCCACCCGTGCACCCAGATGTGACCGCAGTTGGCACAGGCTCCCGGGAGCTGCTTTCTTTGCAACAGTTTCCCCTTCTCtccgccctccccccccacctcatcTTCCTTCCAGGTGAAGGCAGAGGTCgccagccccctccccctttcgTGCCCTCATCTCAGTCCCAGATTCCCGTAGCCCCACCGTCCCAGTAGCCGGACCCTATAATAAACAAGTCTTCCCTTGATCCTCCCAGGCCGAGCGTGCCCCCGGGGACCTTGGCAGCTGCGGCTGGGGAGCAGCAAGACCAGGAGGGGGCGTGACTAGCGCTCTCaggcggggggcgggggaagtTGAGAGCACCGGTTGctgtggggagaggaaaggaggaggagcccTGGTCTCTGTCACCAGGCAGGAGAGAACGTTGCGAACGTGCGCCTGGCTCTCATTGGTCGATCACGGCCACACTCCCGGGTCGAGATTGGGCCGCTAGGAGGCCCCGAACTCCGGCTGGGTGAGGAGGCGTGGCCTCATTCTGTTCAAGTGATATAATAGGCGCAGCGGCGGGGTTCGGGCTAGTAGAGGCGCAGGGGGAGGGTGGAGTGGGAGGGCAAGCCTGGGCACTTCTCCCTCGCTCTCATCTCATTGTAAAGAACTCGGGCGTCCTGGTCCATTCAGCCGCTCGCTGGCTCCGCTCACCAGCTGGTGATATCCATCGAGGCTCACGCCGGGCTTACCTGGTAAGTGCCCCATGGCTCTCACGTCCGTCCGTCTGGGAGGGCAAGGGGTTCTCGGGACCACCTTCCCTGGGCCCGAAGCATCCGTCCCCTCGGGTCCTCTCCCTGGGGGGAACTCCGTGCCAGCCCGCAGACTGATCCCCGCGTCCGTGCTCTTCTAGCATTGCAGCGTCCCCAGCCCGAGCTGTTCCTCCCGTGCCTTGAATCTGACCCCGGCTCCGCAGACGCGGCTGCGGCAAAAGGTGCCAGCCATGCCAGGGCTTTGGGATCgtttgtcttcctcctcctcctcctcctcgcgGCCCTCCACTCCGGACCAGCCGCAGCGGCGCTCGGCCTGGGGAACGGCAGCCCGAGGAGAGGGGCTCGGCCGCTGCGCGAGTCTGGAGAGCTCCGACTGCGAGTCGTTGGATAGCAGCCACAGCGGCTACGGCTACGGCGCCGAGGAAGGTGAGCCGCAGCCGGGGAGAGGCAGAAAACGGGCCGGGGGGCGGGGAGCTTCTCCAGAGCGCGGCGACCCAAGGGTTAAGCCTCGGTCGTCCCCCTTGGCTGCCGTTCGTGGCCCTGCcttctggggggggggcattgagggaaactgaggcggggaggaagggagaggggggcgGGATGATAGCCCGAGCCCGGCCGGCTCTGTGGACCGCAGCAGCGAGCTCCGCCCCTTTCTCGCCCGCTTCATTTGTCCCCGGCCGCCCGAGCTGCGCTCGCTCACTGCCCATGTTCTCTCCAGACACAGAGTCCGTGGACGAAGTGTCGCTGCCCGACTTCGACCTGCTCAGTGACCCCGAGGACGAGCACCTCTGTACCAACCTGATGCAGCTGCTCCAAGAGACCCTGGCCCAGGCCAAGCTGGGCAGCAAGCGCCCGGCCCGCCTTCTGATGCCCAGTCAGCTGGTCGCCCAGGTGGGCAAGGAGCTGATGCGCCTGGCCTACAGCGAGCCCTGCGGCCTCCGGGGTGCCCTGCTCGATGTCTGCGTGGAGCAGGGCAAGAGCTGCCACAGTGTGGAGCAGCTGGCCGTGTGCCCGAGCCTGGTGCCCACCTTCCAGCTGACCCTGGTGCTGAGATTGGATTCTCGCCTGTGGCCCAAGATTCAGGGACTCTTCAGCGCCGGACCCTCATCCTTCACTCCCGGCTTCAGCCAGTCCCTTACCCTGAGCACTGGCTTCCGGGTCATTAAGAAGAAACTCTATAGTTCAGAGCAGCTCCTCATTGAAGAATGTTGAGGGCTCGGGGCTCCTGGCCCCTACACACACTGGACACTTGCCGTTTCTAAGAACCCAGCAAGCTGGCTGAGGTGGGGAGGGCATGGAGCGTCCTTTGTGGAAGACTGACTTAAAGCCACCACGGGGTGAGGTTAGAGTGGGAGGGGTCACCTCTTTGGGGGGAAGGTCACTCCCAGAGTCCTGAGGTGTGTGCAGGTGGCTAACTGGGGAAAGCAGAGCTGGCTCCTGAGGTATTAACTTCcccagtgggggatgggggaggatggGATCAGCCCATGCCGTGAGGGGCCAGCCATAGTTCTTCTCCAGACTGATATGTAGCatgaatttccttattttattgttattattgttattattactgacaGTGAAGATGACAAGTAGTGGGATGGTGATGTTGTGCAGGCCAGAACCAGCAGCTGGGCTGTGTCGGTCCTGGCCCCTTTGCAAAAGGggtgtgtgtgcttgtgtttaACAGGGGGGGGGGTtcattgttctgtcatttttgtcCTGTGTGACTTTAAAACCAGGGTCTGAAGGGGCCAAGTGTGTGTTTTGGGATCAGCTTCACTACTACTGACCTATTTCTAGGCAGCTATCTTACAGACTCCCGAATGTAAGAACACAGGAAGGGTTTGGGTGTTGGGATCTCTATGGATCTTGACACTTGACAAGGGGGGAAATGACCGCTGGGAGCTGCGTCCAGCCTTCCCTGCCTCCAACAAGTGAGCTGGGAAGTGCTGGGGCCAAGCAGTGGGGGCAGGGGCTGGACCCCCATCCCCGAAGTAGTGCCATCGGTCTTCCATCTAGAACCGTTTACGTGAATACACTTGATGTTCAAGTATTAAGACCTATgcaatattttttacttttctaatAAAAACAAGTTTGTTACATGCAGTTGTCCTTCATAAATCACTGGTGCAAAGATGGGTAAGGGAGGGTTCtgtagatttggggagggggctggtGTTACAATCTTTCTCCTATCTTCAGACACCACCTGACCCCCTTCCCTATCAGCCTCTCCATACATAATGACCCAGGAGCTTCTCCAGCTAACTAGCTTCAATCCTTGGTGTGGTACTAAGGTTAAAATCCTCTCACTGGGATATTTGGAATATTTGGGCTGCCCTCAAAAGTCCCTAGATTAAGATGTCCCACCTGGGTGTGAGAACCTTCCTAGTCTTTTTTTCTGGGGATCTTATTTGGGAAAGCAGCTAGCAAGTGTAGGCTTTGCTTTGGTTGACTTCCCTCAACCCCACAAATGCTCAGGATGGGAAAAGCTGCATCTGCCCCTTTCTGGTGAGGCTAATTGTCAGGCTAAATCCCTATAAGACCTTCAGTGACTCCCCATGACCAGCAGAATCAAGTCCAggccttttgttctcattctagGCCTTCCTTAAACTAGCCTTGGACTTTTTTAATCCTATGACCCCAATCCTAATCTCACAATCTGATTCTTTGGTTTCTACCTTTCCTTACCTCAGTACCCCTCCTcccctaaattttctcttttcccactaTCTAAATCCTACTTAATCTTCCAACTCCTTCTGaaaacttcccccccccccccccagtacccAGTAAGCCTGCAGcactggagaagaaaggagggagccTTGTTAGAGGCCAATAGGGAagggaacatgcatttatttagcTCCTCTTACTGCTAATCAAATATTAACTGAACAACATAGCTTTTGAATTGGGATGGACCTGAAGGGAGGGCCAGCCTAATTACATGGAAAGGTTGGGTctgcaagttaagtgacttgcccaaggtcacacagtatcatGTGGCAGGAAGGATTCCAATCCAGGTTCTTTCAGACCACATTCCCTgccaatctcttcccttctctgcatAATAGCTATCTTTAGTGTCCCCTGAGTTGTATAAGCTGTGGGAGGACAGGGTATGggtctcctctcttttctttgtgtGGCTCCCATTGTCTAACAAGTCTGGGCATGTAGCAGAGACTTCAAACCTGAATTGTTCTTGGGATAAATGAGCTCAGGAATGCTGGATCTCAAAGCTCTCCACAGAGTCTTTCCACAAGGTCTCTTCTTGCATTATGCCATCCCTTTCTCTAGTTTAAACTGACACAGGTGCCCACCTGGCCTTGACTTCTAGATGGCATCTTGATCCAGCCAGACCAACATTCAACAAACACCTGGAGGCCCTTGTTACTGATCTGGAGTTACCTCCCCTCAGGCTGGCTGTTTCTGCTTATTCTCCTGCCTGAAGTCCAGCCAGGAGCCACAGTGGGTTGGGGGCTGTGTAAAGCTCCCACAAGCCAGGCCCAGTCCCTGGAAATGGCATGCTCTTGGGACTAACTCATGCTGCTTTCCAGGGATTCTGGGACAGAGCCAAGGCTCACAGCTGTGTTCACTGGGCCtcgagagacagagaaagaactgtgtcTGGTCCTAGGAAAAGAAACGATGTGGGGTGTTTATGTGGAACCTTATAGCCTGATGTCTTTGAAAATGCTGTGTGAGCATTCAAGGAAGCTGCCAAGGCTCTTTGGAAAGCAAGACCCCTAAGACTCAAGGCTAGGGGCTTCTCTGCTCAGGTTCAATAAGAAGCACAGCTGGGACTCCCATCTCCCAACTGTTGCCCCTCCAGGCCTAGTCTCCCTCTCCTAGGACCGCACAATTAGCAGTGTGTGAGAGGGCAGGAGAGAAATTGCAACCAGAATAATCAAGGGTTTGACTCTCTCTGTTGACACCTATCAactatgtgactgggcaaatcacccgCTCTGAGTCTCAGGgtcctcatctacaaagtgaaggtaggggcagctaggtggtgcagtggatagagcaccggccctggattcaggagtacctgagttcaaatccgacctcagacacttaacacttactagctgtgtgaccctgggcaagtcacttaaccccaattggctcactaattaaaaaaaaacaacaaagtgaaGCTAATAAAACACTAcctttctcacagggttgttgctaAGAAATCACTTTGAAAAGCAGTATGGAAACGTGAGGCCCTGTTATTCCAAGTCCAAAGAAATAACAGGCTCACCACATCCTCCAAATGGAAACCCTCGGAATTTGGCTTCCTTCCCGAGGTCGAGACTGGAGCCAGCTTGTTCTAGGGTCTTCCAGAAATGGAGAGCTATTTTTCTGTAAAAGCCTGAAGCAACCTCAGGGAATTCTTTCTTTTAgtgctcaattcaattcaatatttggaagattccttcccccccccccctttctggcCTAAATTCTGAGCAGAGATTTAATGGTACCTAGAAAGATCCTGCCTCTACCTGTTGTCAGGCCCAACTTTACCCATCTACTTCAAAAAGagatgctggggggcagctaggtggcacagtggataaagcaccggctctggattcaggaggacctaagttcaaatctggcctcagacccttgacacttactagctgtgtgaccctgggcaagtcacttaaccccaattgtctcaccaaaaaaaaacctactacCTGTTACCTACTACATTAAGTCCAAATTTTTCTGCTTAGTTTTAAAGAACATAAATAATCTAGTGCCAGCTGACCCACACAATCTTATTTTATACTATTCCTTATTACATATGATCTACTTTACCCATCAGGTCTCTTTACTGCCTTGTGAACAGGTTATACACATACTCATGTTGTCCCAATTTTGTAAAAAGGAAGACAATAGATTCTTTAAAGCATAGGCCAATGAGCTTAATTCCAACTCCTGGCAAAATGCTAGGCTATATTATTAAAGGGTTGGTtaatgaacatttagaaaaggaagcagtaatCAGAAAGAGTCAGTATGGTTTCATTAAGAACAGGACATGCCAGACTAACTATAATACCTTTTTTTGACAGGTTCATTAGACTGGTAGATTGGGAAAATGCTATAGATACAGTCTACCTAAATTTGAACAAAATATTTGATGGGCTATCACATTATTCATGTGGACTTGATGGAGAAATGTGGGCTAGATGTTAGAGTGAGATAGATTTGGAAGTGATCCAATGATCAGAACCAGAGTAGTCTTTAATGTTCAATGTCAATTTGGAGGAAGGTCTTAAaaccccagggatctgtgcttctAGTGAGTCAGACAAATAACCACAAACGAACCAGAGATGACATTTCAGTCAAATTTTCAGATAATACAAATCTAGTATAGATAGAATCAGATAATAGATTCAGGATTCAAAAATGTTTTGACAGGCTAAAAATCTGGAGTaaatataataagatgaaatttgatggagataaatataaagcttttgaacttgggttcaaaagATTAACatcggggcagctatgtggtgcagtggataaaacaccagccctagattcaggaggacctgagttcaaatccaatctcagacacttcacactagctctgtgaccctgggcaagtcacttaaccctcattgccctgcaaaaataaaataaattttaaaaaataattaaaaatctaCATCACAAGTAGGAGATAAGGACATATCACTGTATGGCAGTTCTTGGTTTTATTGGCTACAAGCCCATTCTGAGTCAATAATTTGACCTTGCCCTGCATTAAGCAATCAGAGAGAGGAAGGTGGTGGACTTGCTTAACTCTAGCCTGGTGTGGTCTCTGTGGAATGACATGGATGAACTAGAAGACGTCTAGAGAAGGGCAGGCAGGATGGTGAAGGTTCTTGAGACATTGCCACAGGTAGATTGGTTGAAGaagcaaagaatgaaagaagaaaactttaaaatgacaCACTAGCTGTCTTCAGGTATTTATTTAAATGGGCTCTTACCTGGAAAAGAGATTCGAATTTTTCATCTTGATTCAAAGGGCAGAACTACCCTAGCAGTGGATAGGTGGTTCTAAGAGTCCAATTTCAGCTTGTTGTAAGGGAGAACTTCTGAACaattagaaagatgcaaaagtaagttggggggggcagctaggtggcgcagtggatgaagtactgtccctggattcaggagtacccgagttcaaatccggcctcagacacttgatacttgctagctgtgtgaccctgggcaagtcacttaacccccattgccctgcaaaaaaaagaaataaaaagtaagtTGGGTTACCTTAGTGAAACCTGTACTAGAGGTCTGCCCTCCTAGGTCTTCAGCCTTCCCTGGAGTTCTTCAGCCAACCACTTGTTGGGGATATACACAAGGAATTATCAATTGGGATTAGGGTGTTTTAAagtgcctctgaggtcccttccaatgctacGATTATATGATTATTACcataattagattgtaagctcccttgAATTCTCtcatatatctctatatgtcCCAGAACATTTCACATAGGACTAGGTTGCAAAGTGAGAGCAAAGTAAGCCAcagtaattttcatttatttagcattttatggTGACAAGTGCTATCTAATGCATTCTCTCACATGATCCTTACAAAAGTCCCAGGAGGTGAAGATAGTGTAGTGTTAACTTTACTGATGAAGAAGGAGAGACTcagaagattaagtgatttatcaaaggtcacaaagctagtaaatgtggAGTCAGAATTCCAGCCCAGTTTCCTTTTACCTCAAATagtattattgattgattgatcgacTGATTGATTTATAATCTCTACCATACTTGGCCCTAGATACAATctggcaacaagcatttattgaacatttactatatgctggagatacaaagaaaagcaaaagattgccactgccttcaggaagctt is drawn from Dromiciops gliroides isolate mDroGli1 chromosome 2, mDroGli1.pri, whole genome shotgun sequence and contains these coding sequences:
- the DDIT4 gene encoding DNA damage-inducible transcript 4 protein, with translation MPGLWDRLSSSSSSSSRPSTPDQPQRRSAWGTAARGEGLGRCASLESSDCESLDSSHSGYGYGAEEDTESVDEVSLPDFDLLSDPEDEHLCTNLMQLLQETLAQAKLGSKRPARLLMPSQLVAQVGKELMRLAYSEPCGLRGALLDVCVEQGKSCHSVEQLAVCPSLVPTFQLTLVLRLDSRLWPKIQGLFSAGPSSFTPGFSQSLTLSTGFRVIKKKLYSSEQLLIEEC